A genomic segment from Desulfonatronum lacustre DSM 10312 encodes:
- a CDS encoding type II toxin-antitoxin system Phd/YefM family antitoxin → MTGITATEARSNLYRLIDETAESHQPIVIMGKRNKAVLVSEEDWSAIQETLYLLSIPGMRESIREGMGTPVDECDEELDW, encoded by the coding sequence ATGACCGGAATCACAGCAACTGAGGCGCGCAGTAACCTTTATCGTTTGATTGATGAAACTGCCGAGTCCCACCAACCAATCGTCATCATGGGTAAGCGGAACAAAGCCGTCCTAGTGTCCGAAGAAGACTGGTCGGCAATTCAGGAAACACTTTACCTGCTGTCCATACCAGGTATGCGGGAGTCTATTCGTGAGGGGATGGGTACCCCCGTGGATGAATGTGATGAGGAGCTGGACTGGTGA
- a CDS encoding DUF1016 domain-containing protein, producing the protein MKDPYRFDFLGLTDEAQERAIELTLVQHVTQFLLELGAGFAFVGRQVLIDVGGDEFFIDLLFYHLKLRCYVVIELKAGKFKPEHLGQLSFYLTAVDAQVKSEQDNPTIGLLLCKSKNKVVAEYALRDNAQPLGIAEYKLLETLPESLQSSLPTIEQIEYELEGREV; encoded by the coding sequence TTGAAGGACCCCTATCGGTTCGATTTTCTCGGTCTGACCGACGAGGCCCAGGAGCGCGCAATTGAATTGACATTGGTGCAGCATGTCACGCAATTCCTGCTGGAACTGGGCGCGGGTTTCGCCTTTGTCGGCCGACAGGTCCTGATTGATGTCGGTGGCGACGAGTTTTTCATCGACCTGCTCTTCTATCATCTCAAGTTGCGCTGCTATGTGGTGATCGAACTCAAGGCCGGCAAATTCAAGCCGGAACACTTGGGGCAACTGAGTTTTTACCTGACCGCCGTTGATGCTCAGGTCAAAAGCGAGCAGGACAACCCTACGATCGGTTTGTTGCTTTGCAAGAGCAAGAACAAGGTGGTTGCGGAATACGCTCTGCGTGACAACGCTCAGCCGCTGGGTATCGCGGAATACAAACTGCTGGAGACCTTGCCGGAATCCCTGCAAAGCAGCCTGCCGACAATCGAGCAGATTGAGTATGAACTGGAGGGAAGGGAGGTATGA
- a CDS encoding NYN domain-containing protein codes for MDEIKQKIALFIDADNAPANKFEGILSEVAKYGVVTIRKAYGNWKAPTLKPWEDLLHEYAIQPVQQYDLTKGKNASDIALVIDAMDIMYTKNIDVMCFVSSDCDFTPMVTRALAEGKVVLGFGERKTPAPFVNACSKFLFLDQEPKQNGTVQTKSKNIKSDTKLINLLRQAIEATEEDDGWAALGPVGSHISNKTSFDTRNYGFKNLSSLFKAIDLFELKRGPGNSYMVKDARKKKST; via the coding sequence ATGGACGAAATAAAACAGAAAATAGCATTATTCATAGATGCAGATAATGCCCCTGCGAATAAATTTGAAGGCATTTTGAGCGAAGTAGCTAAATATGGTGTTGTGACTATAAGGAAGGCTTATGGGAACTGGAAAGCGCCTACTCTAAAGCCATGGGAAGACCTTTTACACGAATACGCAATTCAGCCGGTTCAGCAGTATGACTTGACAAAAGGTAAAAACGCCTCGGATATCGCGCTTGTTATTGACGCAATGGATATTATGTATACCAAAAATATTGATGTAATGTGTTTTGTTTCATCTGATTGTGATTTTACACCAATGGTCACACGTGCCCTTGCTGAAGGTAAGGTTGTTCTGGGATTTGGTGAGCGTAAGACTCCGGCTCCTTTTGTGAATGCGTGTTCAAAGTTTCTATTTTTAGATCAGGAACCAAAGCAGAACGGAACGGTACAGACAAAATCAAAAAACATTAAATCCGACACCAAACTTATAAATTTGTTGCGTCAGGCAATCGAAGCAACTGAGGAAGATGATGGTTGGGCAGCTCTTGGCCCTGTGGGCTCACATATATCGAACAAAACCTCATTTGATACTAGGAATTATGGTTTTAAAAATCTTAGTAGCCTATTTAAGGCCATTGATTTGTTTGAACTCAAGCGCGGACCGGGAAATTCTTACATGGTCAAGGATGCGCGAAAGAAAAAATCAACTTAA
- the pgm gene encoding phosphoglucomutase (alpha-D-glucose-1,6-bisphosphate-dependent), whose protein sequence is MPVHPLAGKIAPQDMLPNIPRALSRYYTLEPDPGLAEERVAFGTSGHRGVAEARSFNEAHILAVTQAVCEYRTGAGITGPLFLGMDTHALSEAALATALEVFAANDVQVMIQKGLGYTPTPVISHAILTFNRDHAGSRADGVVITPSHNPPEHGGFKYNPPHGGPADTDVTKVVENRANELLEQNLRGVKRVSLARALAAKTVQEYDYIAPYIADLADVVDMKAIARAKPHLGVDPMGGSGIAFWAPLAERYGLDLTVVNTNLDPRFAFMPLDRDGVIRMDCSSPYAMAGLLEQKDRFDLCFGNDPDYDRHGIVTPAGLMNPNHYLSAVVAYLFAHRPQWSAKVRVGKTVVTSSMLDRVAASLGREVHEVPVGFKWFVPGLLDGSLGLGCEESAGASFLRKNGSVWTTDKDGLVMDLLAAEMLAVTGKTPQELYDDLADKLGRPVYERRQAPADLARKKAFKSMTPEMVRADTLAGEPIKAVLTNAPGNDASIGGLKVVAANGWFAARPSGTEDIYKIYIESFRDQAHLERLAEEAQALVDAAFQAAGVV, encoded by the coding sequence ATGCCCGTTCATCCCTTGGCCGGAAAAATCGCTCCCCAAGACATGCTGCCCAATATTCCCCGCGCCCTTTCCCGATACTACACTCTGGAGCCGGACCCGGGCCTGGCCGAGGAACGAGTGGCCTTCGGCACTTCGGGGCATCGCGGCGTGGCCGAGGCCCGGTCCTTCAACGAGGCGCACATCCTGGCCGTGACGCAGGCGGTCTGTGAGTACCGGACCGGGGCCGGCATAACCGGGCCGCTGTTTCTGGGCATGGACACCCACGCCCTGTCCGAGGCGGCTCTGGCCACGGCTCTGGAGGTGTTTGCGGCCAACGACGTCCAGGTCATGATTCAGAAAGGATTGGGCTACACTCCCACCCCGGTGATTTCCCACGCAATTTTGACCTTCAATCGCGACCATGCCGGATCTCGGGCCGACGGAGTGGTGATCACGCCCAGCCACAATCCTCCGGAGCACGGCGGCTTCAAATACAATCCCCCCCACGGCGGCCCGGCGGACACGGACGTGACCAAGGTCGTGGAGAACCGGGCCAACGAACTGTTGGAGCAGAATCTGCGCGGCGTGAAGCGCGTGTCCCTGGCGCGGGCTTTGGCCGCGAAGACCGTCCAGGAATATGATTATATCGCGCCGTATATCGCCGACCTGGCCGATGTGGTGGACATGAAAGCCATTGCCCGGGCCAAACCGCACCTGGGCGTGGATCCCATGGGCGGCTCGGGGATCGCCTTTTGGGCGCCCTTGGCCGAGCGCTACGGTTTGGATCTGACCGTGGTGAACACGAACCTGGACCCGCGCTTCGCCTTCATGCCCCTGGACAGGGACGGGGTGATCCGCATGGATTGCTCTTCCCCGTATGCCATGGCCGGACTCCTGGAGCAAAAGGACCGTTTCGACCTCTGTTTCGGCAACGATCCGGACTATGACCGCCACGGCATCGTCACCCCGGCCGGGTTGATGAACCCAAACCACTATCTGTCCGCTGTCGTGGCCTATCTCTTTGCTCACCGCCCGCAATGGAGCGCGAAGGTGCGAGTGGGCAAAACCGTGGTCACCAGTTCCATGCTGGACCGGGTGGCGGCCTCTCTGGGCCGGGAGGTGCACGAAGTGCCCGTGGGCTTCAAGTGGTTCGTGCCCGGGCTGCTGGACGGCAGCCTGGGACTGGGTTGCGAGGAGAGCGCCGGAGCATCGTTTCTGCGTAAAAACGGCTCGGTCTGGACCACGGACAAGGACGGGCTGGTCATGGATCTGCTGGCCGCGGAAATGCTGGCCGTGACCGGCAAGACGCCTCAGGAACTCTATGACGATCTGGCGGACAAACTGGGCAGGCCGGTCTACGAGCGACGGCAGGCCCCGGCGGATCTGGCCCGGAAAAAGGCCTTCAAATCCATGACCCCGGAGATGGTCCGGGCGGATACGCTGGCCGGGGAGCCGATCAAGGCCGTGCTGACCAACGCTCCGGGCAACGACGCATCCATCGGGGGCCTGAAGGTGGTCGCGGCCAACGGCTGGTTCGCGGCCCGGCCGTCGGGAACCGAGGACATCTACAAAATCTATATCGAAAGCTTCCGCGACCAGGCGCATCTGGAGCGACTGGCCGAGGAGGCCCAAGCTTTGGTGGACGCCGCGTTCCAGGCGGCCGGCGTGGTCTGA
- a CDS encoding protein-glutamate methylesterase/protein-glutamine glutaminase, which yields MKQQIKVLVVDDSALVRQTLIELLSSDPGIEVIGAAGDPYAAVERMKEIVPDVITLDVEMPRMDGLTFLRKIMAQHPIPVIICSTLTEQGAETTLKALEYGAVEIIQKPKVGTKKFFEESRIRICDAVKAAASAKLRVYTPVTVRPKLTADAVIPSMSHQPKAMVKTTEKVVVVGASTGGTEALRILLEALPMDCPAIAVVQHMPENFTAAFSKRLDGICRITVREARDGDTMLRGQALIAPGNRHMLLKRSGARYYVEIKDGPLVSRHRPSVDVLFRSAARYAGANTVGVIMTGMGDDGAKGMREMFDAGAHTVAQDEQSCVVFGMPNEAIKLGGVRKVMPLGNLAGEILRMG from the coding sequence ATGAAACAGCAAATCAAGGTGCTGGTTGTGGACGATTCCGCCCTGGTCCGGCAGACGCTGATTGAACTGCTTTCCTCGGACCCGGGCATCGAGGTGATCGGGGCCGCCGGAGATCCGTATGCCGCGGTGGAACGGATGAAAGAGATCGTTCCGGACGTGATCACCCTGGACGTGGAAATGCCGCGCATGGACGGGCTGACCTTTTTGCGCAAGATCATGGCCCAGCATCCGATCCCGGTGATCATCTGCTCCACGCTGACCGAACAGGGGGCGGAAACCACCCTCAAGGCCTTGGAGTACGGCGCGGTGGAGATCATCCAGAAGCCCAAGGTCGGGACCAAAAAGTTTTTCGAGGAGTCCCGGATTCGCATCTGTGACGCGGTCAAGGCCGCGGCCAGCGCCAAGCTGCGGGTGTACACGCCGGTCACGGTCAGGCCTAAACTGACCGCGGATGCCGTGATTCCCTCCATGAGCCACCAGCCAAAGGCCATGGTCAAAACCACGGAAAAGGTCGTGGTGGTGGGGGCGTCCACCGGCGGAACCGAGGCCTTGCGCATTCTTCTTGAGGCCTTGCCCATGGATTGTCCGGCCATCGCCGTGGTCCAGCACATGCCCGAGAACTTCACCGCGGCCTTTTCCAAGCGCCTGGACGGAATCTGCCGAATCACGGTCCGGGAAGCCCGGGACGGCGACACCATGCTCCGCGGACAAGCCCTGATCGCGCCCGGAAACCGGCATATGCTGCTCAAGCGCAGCGGAGCCAGGTATTATGTGGAAATCAAGGATGGGCCGTTGGTTTCCCGGCACAGGCCATCAGTGGACGTCCTGTTCCGCTCCGCGGCCCGGTATGCCGGAGCCAACACGGTAGGCGTGATCATGACCGGAATGGGGGACGACGGGGCCAAGGGCATGCGTGAGATGTTCGACGCCGGGGCCCATACCGTGGCCCAGGACGAGCAAAGCTGCGTGGTGTTCGGCATGCCCAACGAGGCCATCAAGCTGGGCGGGGTGCGCAAGGTCATGCCCCTGGGAAATCTGGCCGGAGAAATACTGCGCATGGGGTGA
- a CDS encoding chemotaxis protein CheD: MTDFSNYPVFHLHIGECFLSKDPTLVCTVLGSCVAVSFFQPAIPLGGIFHALLPDSTDYNGENVAKQPCRFVNHSIQSILSAVERHGGRRKDIQIKVFGGAELFGFTGGKRSSSCSVGRKNVQMAIMELERAGLRVMASDVGGSVGRKLYFLSHTGEVWVKRIKRSIFPDDRTVCSNSTIQQNESGR; the protein is encoded by the coding sequence ATGACGGATTTTTCAAACTATCCGGTTTTTCATCTCCATATCGGAGAATGTTTCCTGTCCAAGGACCCCACGCTGGTCTGCACGGTGCTGGGGTCCTGCGTCGCGGTGTCCTTTTTTCAACCGGCCATTCCTCTGGGGGGCATATTTCATGCCCTGCTGCCGGACTCGACGGATTATAACGGCGAGAATGTCGCCAAGCAGCCCTGTCGGTTCGTGAATCACTCCATTCAGAGCATTCTCTCGGCCGTTGAGCGACACGGCGGACGGCGCAAGGACATTCAGATCAAGGTCTTCGGCGGCGCGGAACTGTTCGGATTCACCGGTGGTAAACGTTCTTCCTCTTGCAGCGTCGGACGAAAGAACGTTCAGATGGCGATCATGGAACTGGAACGAGCCGGGCTGCGGGTCATGGCCTCGGATGTCGGCGGCTCGGTGGGTCGGAAATTATATTTTTTGAGTCATACGGGCGAGGTTTGGGTCAAGCGGATCAAACGTTCTATTTTTCCGGATGATCGAACCGTCTGTTCCAATTCAACAATCCAGCAAAACGAGTCAGGCCGATGA
- a CDS encoding Txe/YoeB family addiction module toxin, whose protein sequence is MTWKLVYTKQAQKDAKKLASSGLKPKAQALLALIAEDPYRKPPPFEKLIGDLAGAYSRRINIQHRLVYQVLENERAVKVLRLWSHYE, encoded by the coding sequence GTGACATGGAAGTTGGTTTACACCAAGCAAGCCCAGAAAGACGCGAAGAAACTGGCCTCCAGCGGCCTCAAGCCAAAAGCCCAGGCATTGTTGGCACTGATTGCAGAAGATCCATACCGCAAACCACCTCCGTTTGAGAAGCTCATTGGTGATCTTGCGGGGGCCTATTCACGCCGCATCAATATTCAGCATCGTCTGGTCTACCAAGTGCTCGAGAACGAGCGAGCGGTAAAAGTTCTCAGGCTTTGGAGCCACTACGAATAA
- the thrC gene encoding threonine synthase — MNSIFDQFPSRRGRMEYVCLGCGARLDIDELYYTCPQCNEVLLLEDLDFDALRQTKPGQWRETFDLRAATRRPELKGIFRFYELMAPVLEPEDIIWLGDGNTPIIPASPALAGHVGQELAFKNDGQNPSASFKDRGMACAFSYLKALIRRHGWDQVLTVCASTGDTSAAAALYAAYVGGAVKSVVLLPQGKVTPQQLAQPLGSGAVVLELPGVFDDCMKVVEHLAENYRVALLNSKNAWRILGQESYAFEVAQHYGWDLAGKAVFVPIGNAGNVTAIMSGFLKLHDLGIIENLPRIFGVQSSHADPVYRYYHEADPAKRTYRPVTVRASVAQAAMIGNPVSFPRVRHLVDRYEQAGGPGLFHVVQVEEQAVIEGMLLANRHGHIACTQGGECLAGLLRARELGLMQAGETAVLDATAHALKFIGFQEMYFENSFPPEYGITPKEELMNAPQRVLSPEVKAELPAQEFTVQAAQAVAGVLGLQVRERG, encoded by the coding sequence ATGAACTCAATTTTTGATCAGTTTCCGTCCCGCCGGGGGCGGATGGAGTATGTTTGTCTGGGCTGCGGGGCCCGGTTGGATATTGATGAATTGTATTACACCTGTCCGCAATGCAACGAGGTTTTGCTTCTGGAGGACCTGGATTTCGACGCATTGCGGCAAACGAAGCCCGGGCAGTGGCGGGAGACCTTTGATTTGCGGGCCGCTACCAGGCGTCCGGAACTCAAGGGGATATTTCGGTTCTACGAACTGATGGCCCCGGTGCTGGAGCCGGAGGACATCATCTGGCTGGGGGACGGGAATACGCCGATCATTCCCGCGTCCCCGGCCCTGGCCGGGCATGTGGGCCAGGAGCTGGCCTTCAAGAACGACGGCCAGAATCCCAGCGCCTCGTTCAAGGACCGGGGCATGGCCTGCGCCTTCAGCTATCTCAAGGCCCTGATCCGGCGGCACGGTTGGGACCAAGTGCTTACGGTCTGTGCTTCCACCGGAGACACTTCGGCGGCCGCGGCCCTGTACGCCGCCTATGTGGGCGGGGCCGTGAAGAGCGTGGTGCTGTTGCCCCAGGGCAAGGTCACCCCGCAGCAGCTGGCCCAGCCTTTGGGCAGCGGGGCCGTGGTTCTGGAGTTGCCCGGCGTGTTCGACGACTGCATGAAGGTGGTGGAGCATCTGGCCGAGAACTACCGGGTGGCCCTGCTCAATTCCAAGAACGCCTGGCGCATCCTGGGCCAGGAGTCCTACGCCTTTGAAGTGGCCCAGCACTACGGCTGGGATCTGGCGGGCAAGGCGGTGTTCGTGCCCATCGGCAACGCGGGCAACGTCACGGCGATCATGAGCGGTTTTCTAAAATTGCACGACCTGGGGATCATCGAGAACCTGCCCCGGATTTTCGGGGTGCAATCATCCCACGCCGACCCGGTGTATCGGTATTATCACGAAGCCGATCCGGCCAAGCGGACGTACCGGCCCGTGACCGTCCGGGCCAGCGTGGCTCAGGCGGCGATGATCGGCAATCCGGTCTCCTTTCCCCGGGTGCGCCACCTGGTGGACCGGTACGAGCAGGCCGGCGGGCCGGGACTGTTCCATGTGGTCCAGGTGGAGGAGCAGGCCGTGATCGAGGGCATGCTCCTGGCCAACCGCCACGGCCACATTGCCTGCACCCAGGGCGGGGAATGTCTGGCCGGGCTGTTGCGGGCCCGGGAGCTGGGCCTGATGCAAGCCGGGGAAACCGCGGTGCTGGATGCCACGGCCCATGCCCTGAAGTTCATCGGATTCCAGGAAATGTACTTTGAGAACAGCTTCCCGCCGGAATACGGGATTACGCCCAAAGAGGAACTGATGAACGCGCCGCAACGGGTCCTGTCTCCGGAGGTCAAGGCCGAACTTCCGGCCCAGGAGTTCACGGTCCAGGCGGCCCAGGCTGTGGCGGGCGTGCTCGGCTTGCAGGTCAGGGAGCGAGGGTAG
- a CDS encoding Uma2 family endonuclease has protein sequence MGQPQPISPFTAQEYLAWEAEQAGKHEYFFGEVFAMGGASRRHVTVAGNVFAALDQILADTPCRAYMADMMVEAVAGEVYYYPDVFVTCDPVDHQADRFMRSPVLVVEVLSPSTEGYDRGEKFARYRLIPSLREYVLIDPERLAVDIFQRTDEGVWTLRDVLAEKPLHFDSLKLEIAWQRVFRNVTE, from the coding sequence ATGGGCCAACCTCAACCCATATCCCCATTTACCGCCCAGGAGTATTTGGCCTGGGAAGCGGAGCAGGCGGGCAAGCATGAGTATTTTTTTGGCGAAGTCTTTGCCATGGGCGGCGCTTCCCGGCGGCATGTGACCGTTGCGGGAAATGTTTTTGCGGCACTTGACCAGATACTGGCTGATACCCCTTGTCGTGCCTACATGGCGGACATGATGGTGGAGGCGGTGGCGGGTGAGGTGTATTATTATCCGGACGTGTTCGTGACCTGTGATCCGGTGGATCATCAAGCGGACCGGTTCATGCGCTCGCCGGTTCTGGTGGTCGAGGTGCTTTCGCCTTCCACCGAGGGCTATGACCGGGGGGAGAAGTTTGCCAGGTATCGCTTGATCCCGTCCTTGCGAGAGTACGTGTTGATTGACCCGGAACGCTTGGCTGTGGATATCTTTCAGCGCACGGACGAGGGCGTCTGGACTTTGCGTGATGTGCTGGCTGAAAAGCCGTTGCATTTTGACAGTTTGAAGCTGGAGATTGCTTGGCAACGGGTGTTTCGGAACGTGACGGAGTAG
- a CDS encoding B12-binding domain-containing radical SAM protein: MPSILLIHPPVAKACEPPGGIAALLGTLERAGVDCAVLDLNLEGLGGLIRADVAGDDAWTRRAARHRDRNLDAIRRRETYDSPDRYARVVADLNRLVERSVPGGSSPGIRISLANYQDDRLAPTRSRDLLRAAETPEANPFLPVLAPRLTRAMETLQPSAVGFSLNYLSQALCTFALIGFIRRRWPNTAILLGGGLVTSWSGRLAKADEPLTGCELKPSSESVGATSGDVSRDALKTLDGLFSGLVDAVISGPGEGPLLQWFDKAAPGKVRPGLPDYGLFPLNDYFAPGLILPYAASRGCYWNRCAFCPEPAEGNRYAPVGRGRVVDDLRTLAERHRPVLLHLVDNALSPALLDELIRTPPGPPWYGFVRFFPRLADPEYCRALRRAGCVMLKLGLESGSQAVLDRENKGVDLALAERVLESLRAAGIARYVYLLFGTPSESEFEARATLEFTVRNSRAISFLNLALFNLPLAGRGRAGLEVLPYDDDLSLYAGFQHPEGWDRPLVRRFLDREFRRHPAIAAILRRDPPLFTSNHAPFFGERSEA, translated from the coding sequence TTGCCCTCCATTCTTCTCATTCATCCCCCGGTGGCCAAGGCCTGCGAGCCGCCGGGAGGCATTGCCGCATTGCTCGGAACCCTGGAGCGGGCCGGAGTGGACTGCGCGGTTCTGGACCTGAATCTGGAGGGGCTGGGGGGATTGATTCGGGCAGACGTGGCCGGAGACGACGCTTGGACCCGGCGGGCCGCGCGCCACCGGGACCGGAACCTCGACGCGATCCGCCGCAGGGAGACCTATGACTCGCCCGATCGCTACGCCCGGGTGGTCGCGGACCTGAATCGCCTGGTGGAGCGGTCCGTTCCGGGCGGTTCAAGCCCGGGCATCCGGATTTCCCTGGCCAACTACCAGGACGACCGCTTGGCTCCCACGCGGAGCCGGGATCTGCTCCGGGCCGCGGAAACCCCGGAAGCCAATCCCTTTCTCCCCGTTCTCGCGCCCCGGCTGACTCGGGCCATGGAGACGCTTCAGCCCTCGGCCGTGGGCTTTTCCCTGAATTATCTGAGCCAGGCTCTGTGCACCTTCGCCCTGATCGGTTTCATCCGTCGCCGCTGGCCGAATACAGCGATTCTTCTGGGCGGCGGGCTGGTCACCTCGTGGTCCGGGAGACTGGCCAAAGCAGATGAGCCACTGACGGGTTGTGAGCTGAAGCCGTCGAGCGAATCGGTGGGGGCGACTTCAGGGGACGTTTCAAGGGATGCTTTAAAAACCCTGGATGGTCTTTTCTCCGGACTGGTGGACGCGGTGATTTCCGGGCCGGGGGAAGGCCCGCTGCTCCAATGGTTCGACAAGGCCGCGCCAGGAAAGGTTCGGCCCGGACTCCCGGACTATGGCCTTTTTCCCCTGAACGATTATTTCGCGCCGGGGCTGATTCTGCCCTATGCCGCTTCCCGGGGGTGCTACTGGAATCGGTGCGCCTTTTGTCCGGAACCGGCGGAGGGCAACCGGTACGCTCCCGTGGGCCGCGGCCGGGTGGTGGATGACCTGCGGACCTTGGCCGAAAGACATCGGCCCGTACTGCTGCATCTGGTGGACAACGCCCTGAGCCCGGCCCTGCTGGACGAACTGATCCGCACCCCGCCGGGACCTCCCTGGTATGGTTTCGTCCGATTTTTTCCGCGTCTCGCGGACCCGGAGTACTGCCGCGCCCTGCGCCGGGCCGGTTGCGTGATGCTCAAGCTGGGGCTGGAGTCCGGCAGTCAGGCCGTGCTGGATCGGGAAAACAAGGGCGTGGACCTGGCCTTGGCCGAGCGGGTGCTCGAGAGTCTGCGCGCCGCCGGGATAGCCCGTTACGTTTACCTGCTGTTCGGCACGCCCTCGGAGTCCGAGTTCGAGGCCCGGGCCACTCTGGAATTTACGGTCCGGAACAGCCGCGCCATCAGCTTTCTGAACCTGGCTTTGTTCAATCTGCCGTTGGCCGGGCGAGGGCGAGCCGGATTGGAGGTTTTGCCGTACGATGACGATCTTTCCCTGTATGCCGGCTTTCAGCATCCCGAAGGCTGGGATCGTCCCTTGGTGCGTCGTTTTCTAGACCGGGAATTCAGACGTCATCCGGCCATTGCCGCGATTTTGCGCCGCGACCCGCCCTTGTTCACCTCCAATCACGCCCCCTTTTTTGGGGAACGTTCGGAAGCCTGA
- a CDS encoding class IV adenylate cyclase has protein sequence MSLEVEKKYLKPNLQDVCRLLLDAGATFRAHHLEENWLFDTPDLRLRAAKILLRLRRADGATLTVKKKPDAAVPLDPRFKVLEELETEVADLASMRGILELLGYVIVFQYEKIRAIWEWQSCTICLDTLPFTQVVELEGTPESIERTAHRLGLDGLESSTWNYMRMYQEHCRTLGEPNNDRFLFSKTQRNTALAALREADERLTPCAVFLRPDFPGA, from the coding sequence ATGTCCCTTGAAGTTGAAAAAAAATATTTAAAACCGAACCTGCAAGACGTCTGCAGACTTCTTTTGGACGCGGGGGCGACGTTTCGAGCCCACCACCTTGAGGAAAATTGGCTGTTCGACACCCCGGACCTACGGCTGCGGGCCGCGAAGATCCTGCTTCGCCTGCGCCGAGCGGACGGGGCCACGCTGACGGTGAAAAAGAAGCCGGATGCCGCCGTGCCGCTGGATCCGCGGTTCAAAGTGCTCGAGGAATTGGAGACGGAAGTCGCCGACTTGGCTTCGATGCGCGGCATTCTGGAGCTGTTGGGATATGTCATCGTGTTCCAATATGAAAAGATTCGGGCGATATGGGAATGGCAGTCCTGCACCATCTGCCTGGATACGCTGCCCTTCACCCAGGTCGTGGAGCTTGAGGGAACGCCGGAATCCATTGAGCGGACCGCTCACCGACTCGGCCTGGATGGGTTGGAGTCATCCACCTGGAATTACATGCGGATGTATCAGGAGCATTGCCGAACTCTGGGCGAACCGAACAATGATAGGTTTCTTTTTTCCAAGACGCAACGCAACACGGCCTTGGCGGCGTTGCGGGAGGCAGATGAAAGGCTCACCCCATGCGCAGTATTTCTCCGGCCAGATTTCCCAGGGGCATGA
- a CDS encoding TlyA family RNA methyltransferase: MPAKVRADQALVEQGLVESREQGKRLIMAGRVSVVQGGSARPVDKPGQPLAPDAELRVAAGERFVSRGGEKLLTALEHFGLDVRNMVALDVGASTGGFTDCLLQHGAAKVYAVDVGRGQLHWKLRQDARVVNLEGVNFRHAGPDLLPGPVDLIVADCSFISLRLILPACLHFRKPTTEIIALIKPQFEAGPGVGDKGVIRDPEVRERVVADVRSHAEEVLGLTCLGIVPSGILGPKGNQEYLARFGGGR; encoded by the coding sequence TTGCCGGCCAAGGTTCGGGCCGACCAGGCCCTGGTGGAGCAGGGTCTGGTCGAAAGCCGGGAGCAGGGCAAACGGCTGATCATGGCCGGGCGGGTGTCCGTGGTGCAGGGCGGTTCAGCCCGGCCCGTGGACAAGCCCGGCCAACCTCTGGCCCCGGATGCGGAGCTGCGGGTCGCCGCCGGGGAGCGCTTCGTCAGCCGGGGCGGGGAAAAGCTGCTCACGGCTCTGGAGCATTTCGGTCTGGACGTCCGGAACATGGTCGCCCTGGACGTGGGCGCGTCCACCGGCGGGTTCACGGATTGTCTCCTGCAGCACGGCGCGGCCAAGGTCTACGCCGTGGACGTGGGGCGGGGCCAACTGCATTGGAAGCTGCGCCAGGATGCGCGGGTGGTCAATCTGGAAGGGGTGAACTTTCGCCATGCCGGACCGGACCTGCTGCCCGGGCCCGTGGACCTGATCGTCGCGGACTGCTCCTTCATCTCCCTGCGCCTGATCTTGCCTGCCTGTCTGCACTTCCGCAAACCAACCACGGAAATCATCGCCCTGATCAAGCCCCAGTTCGAGGCCGGACCGGGGGTCGGGGACAAGGGCGTGATCCGCGACCCGGAAGTCCGGGAGAGGGTGGTCGCGGATGTCCGCTCCCATGCCGAAGAGGTGTTGGGGCTGACCTGCCTGGGGATCGTCCCGTCCGGGATTCTTGGCCCCAAGGGGAACCAGGAGTATCTGGCGCGTTTCGGTGGGGGAAGGTGA